Proteins encoded within one genomic window of Oncorhynchus nerka isolate Pitt River linkage group LG9b, Oner_Uvic_2.0, whole genome shotgun sequence:
- the LOC115113922 gene encoding cytochrome P450 7A1-like: MIITVSLIWVVVISFCCCLWLALGIRKRKPGEPPVENGLIPYLGCAVQFGANPLEFLRSRQNKYGDIFTCKIAGKYFHFLCDPFSYHAVIRQGRHLDWKKFHFSTSVKAFGHDSMDPRHGYTTENLHQTFMKTLQGEALPSLIETMMENLQSVMLQSDTLSPSKDRWDVDGIFAFCYKVMFESSYLTLFGKDLGNDKNAARQKAQKALVLNTLENFKEFDKIFPALVAGLPIHVFKSAHSARENLAKTMLAENLSKRENVSDLISLRMLLNDTLSTFNDLSKARTHVALLWASQANTLPTAFWSLLHMIRSPEAMKAANEEVKNILESSGQRVDPSKPQLTLSREDLDNMPVIDSIIKEAMRLSSASMNIRVAKEDFLLHLDNQESYRIRKDDVIALYPQMLHFDPKIYEDPLTYKYDRYLDDNGQEKTTFYREGRKLRYYYMPFGSGVTKCPGRFFAVHEIKQFLALVLSYFNMELLDSAVKVPPLDQSRAGLGILQPTYDVDFRYKLKTQ, encoded by the exons ATGATCATCACTGTCTCTTTGATTTGGGTTGTGGTGATCAGCTTTTGCTGCTGTCTGTGGCTTGCTCTGGGGATCCGTAAGAG AAAACCAGGTGAACCACCAGTGGAAAATGGTTTGATCCCATACCTCGGCTGTGCCGTCCAGTTTGGAGCCAACCCCCTGGAGTTTCTCCGGAGCCGACAGAATAAATATGGGGACATCTTCACTTGCAAGATCGCTGGCAAGTACTTTCACTTCCTGTGCGACCCTTTCTCCTACCACGCCGTCATCCGCCAAGGCAGGCATCTGGACTGGAAGAAGTTTCACTTCTCTACCTCGGTCAAG GCTTTCGGCCATGACAGCATGGACCCCAGACACGGTTACACCACAGAGAACCTCCACCAGACCTTCATGAAGACCTTGCAAGGTGAAGCCCTCCCTTCGCTCATCGAGACCATGATGGAGAACCTGCAGTCGGTCATGCTGCAGTCAGACACCCTCAGCCCCAGCAAGGATCGATGGGACGTGGATGGCATTTTCGCCTTCTGCTACAAGGTCATGTTCGAGTCGAGCTACCTGACACTCTTCGGCAAGGATCTGGGTAACGACAAGAATGCTGCGCGCCAGAAGGCCCAGAAGGCTTTGGTCCTCAACACCCTGGAGAACTTCAAGGAGTTCGACAAGATCTTCCCGGCGTTGGTGGCTGGGTTGCCCATCCATGTGTTCAAGAGTGCCCACTCTGCAAGGGAGAACCTGGCTAAGACCATGCTGGCTGAGAACTTGAGCAAACGTGAGAATGTATCGGACCTGATCTCACTGCGCATGCTGCTGAATGACACCCTGTCGACCTTCAATGACCTGAGCAAGGCCCGCACCCACGTGGCTCTGCTGTGGGCCTCGCAGGCCAACACGCTCCCGACTGCCTTCTGGAGCCTGCTCCACATGATTAG GAGTCCTGAGGCTATGAAAGCAGCCAATGAGGAGGTGAAGAATATTCTGGAGAGTTCAGGTCAGCGTGTCGACCCTAGTAAACCACAACTCACTCTCTCCCGGGAGGACCTGGACAACATGCCTGTAATTG ACAGCATCATCAAAGAGGCCATGCGTCTGTCGAGCGCATCAATGAACATCCGAGTGGCCAAAGAGGACTTCCTGCTTCACCTTGATAACCAGGAGTCGTACCGCATCCGCAAAGATGACGTCATCGCCCTCTACCCCCAGATGCTCCACTTTGACCCAAAGATTTATGAGGATCCCTTG ACCTACAAATACGACAGATATCTTGATGACAACGGCCAGGAGAAGACGACGTTCTACAGGGAGGGACGCAAGCTGAGGTATTACTACATGCCTTTCGGCTCAGGGGTGACCAAGTGCCCTGGGCGCTTCTTCGCCGTGCATGAGATCAAGCAGTTCCTGGCGCTGGTTCTGTCCTACTTCAACATGGAGCTCCTAGACTCAGCCGTTAAAGTGCCTCCTCTCGACCAATCACGTGCAGGTCTGGGGATCCTGCAACCCACCTATGACGTTGACTTTCGATACAAACTGAAAACTCAGTAA